The genome window AGCTTCGAGCGCTTGCCAAAGGCTCCAATCACCAACCGAGCCGCCAGCACTTGCCCATCGTTCAGCGTAACCGAAAACTGGTCGTGGGTAAACTGTACTTCTTCGACTGATTTCCCCAATAGAAAGTTCACCCCTTCGTCTAAACCAAGCTGGTAGAGGGCCAAATCAAAGTTGTAACGACTAATCCCAAAACCGCCCAGATCCAGCTTTGTCGTCAGTTGTCGGCCTGTTGGTGAGGTAACTTCCAGATAATCAATGTGGGCGGCCCCTAATTGGCGCAGATCGACGCCTAACGATTCGATGTAAGGCCGGACTTCATTAGACACGTATTCGCCGCAAACTTTATGAAAGGGATAGGTTTTCCGTTCAACCAGCGCTACAGCATGACCCGCTCTGGCCAATTCCAGAGCACTAATCAGACCAGCTAATCCTCCGCCAACAATAACTACGTCGTACATATTCCTTAAAACGACAAAAAGCACTGCCAATGTTTTGACAGTGCCTTTATCCAAATACTAAATTATGTAACCAGATAAGTATCTACGGGTGTAGATTACTCTCCGTCTTCGTCGTAGCTAATTTTTGGAATGGCTTTGTCGATCATGTAACGACCAACGCCTTCTTCGCCAATGACTTCGAAAAGTTCGACGGCGCGGCGAGCCACATACTCTTCTTCACGTTGTTCTTTAACGAACCACATCAGAAACTCTTCCGTTTCGTAAGCGTATAACCGGCGGCAAGCGTCTACAATCCGATTGATTGAATTGGTAACGGCAATTTCCTGCTCCAATGCCAGTTCAAACACGTCGCGGAAACCAGCAAAGTCCTGGGGTACATCAGTAACTTCCGGAGAGATGGCCGTGCCACCCATGTCTGCTACATATTTGAATATTTTAAGCATGTGCTTCCGCTCTTCTTCAGCCTGTTTGTAGAAATAGCCTGCGCTATTCTGAAAACCGTAACGGTCACACCAAGAAGCCATTGCCAGATAAATGGAAGATGAATGGGCTTCCATTTTGATTTGCTTATTCAGTAATTGCTCTATCTCTTCTTTGAGCAAAGTTCTCATTCTTACTAGATCCTTCATATAAATAATATGTTTTGTCAGCGTGAAACGCGGTGGTTCATAGCAAGTATACCGCTTTCGACCGGAAAAAGTTTTTCCGGCTGCTCAATTCGACAAAATTTGGAAAAAGTCTGAATAAGAAAATCGCCTGAATTCTAGTAAGATGGAGCGAAATAAAGCCGTGCGTGAAGCAGTGAATTCAGTTCGAGCGTAAAGCGTGTTCCTGCCAGCAGATCACGAAGTGCAATAAGATCGCAGAGGGTCAACACAAACTGGTGATTGGTACGCGGGGCATCAATAATCTCGACGTCGTAGGCATCGTCGGTGTTGAAAATCATCGTGTGGATGTCCACAGAATCGACTTTCTTTTTGAATGCCAGAAAGTCTGTAATACGCAAAGAAACCCGCGCTTCCCCAAATTGTAAGATAATACGATTGGTAAGGTCACACTGAAATGTGGCTCCTTTGGCATTCGTGTATAATTCAATGGGCTGAGTAGTCGTTTGGGAAAGCGTAGTCACAATTTATACAAATTAAATCTGGCTCTGGCGCAACAGGTTGTCTTTTGACCAGTAAAAATACAAGTTAACCGCTAGCTTGTCAATCATTATTTTAAAATTGTTCTAAATAAGTTCTACGAATCCCGTCAACCAATCGACTTGAGATTAGTTATCTTTTATATTCTTAATCACTTATCAACGATATATGAAAAAGAAGCAGCAATTTGGGAAACACGCGTTGGTGCTATTGGCGACGGGTTTACTGATGAACGCCAATACCTACGGCCAGGTATCCACCAACCCAACCAGTAGCCAGACCGTTACTGGAGCAGCGCAAACGCCTACGCAGGGCCGGGAAAATCGCCAGTCTAAATCGGACAAAAGCAGCCTCATCATGCAGCCGATTATGCACATGCTTGATCAGATGAAATCGGCCAAAAAAACCGGCGATCCCGATATGGACTACGTCACACTGATCAAAATTCATCACCAGGCGCAGCTTGCCTTAGCGCAGCAAGCCGTTAAAAATGGACAAAATACACAGGTGATTGACAAGGCGAAAGCCTTGATTTCTGAGGAAGAAAAGGCCATTGCGGATTTGAACAACATCACAAAAAATCTTCGGGCTGGCTCCAGCAACTCGGCATTCCAGCAGCAGACAGACCAAAAGTTGAAGGCGCTGGATATAGAGGTCCAGAAGAATAACAACAATACCATGTCCGGTAACTTTGACCAGGATTACCTGAACGTACTACGGCAACAGTATCAAAATGGCTTTGATTTGTCACAGGACTACCTGCAATACGGCAAGCATCAGGAACTAATCGGTCACGCCCAGCGCATGGTCACGCAGAATAAACAAGAGATGGAGTCTTTAAAAGACCTCATTAAATAATCATACTGTGGTATTCAGGCCAGAATGAGCAAGTTACCTACATCCTGGCTTGTTTACCACGATCTGTTTTAGCGGGATATTACCTCAGGCTGTTATCTTTGTAAGATAACTCCACTCCGGAAGCATGAATCGCAACTTATCCGATGGCCTGAATTTTTTCTCCAAAGTTACCCCCAAACGCGCCTGGAACGCGCTGAAAGTGCTTTCCAGCTATTATGAATCGAAGCGAACGGGCAAATCAGTTCATCGGGGCTTACCCATTGCCTTGTCTTTTGAACCCACCACTTCCTGCAACCTCCGATGCCCGGAATGCCCCAGCGGGCTACGCTCATTTACGCGTCCGACCGGTATGCTGCCCGAAGATCTGTTCAAGCGCACCATTGACGAATTAGCAGATACACTGCTGTACCTGATTTTTTATTTTCAGGGCGAGCCTTATCTACATCCTCAGTTTCTGGATTTGGTTGGCTATGCGCACCAGAAAGGCATTTATACCGCCACCTCAACTAACGCGCATTATCTAACGGATGCCAACGCCCGCAAGACTGTTGAATCCGGCCTTGACCGGCTCATTATTTCGATTGATGGCACCACCCAGGAAGTCTATCAGCAATACCGCGTAGGCGGAAAACTGCATAAGGTCATCGAAGGCACCAAGAATATTCTTAAGTGGAAAAAGGAGCTAAAATCCCGGACACCCCACGTTATCTTTCAGTTTTTGGTGGTGCGCCCCAACGAGCACCAGATCGACGATGTGAAACGGCTGGCCAAAGAACTAGGCGTCGACGAAGTGGCTTTGAAAACCGCCCAGATTTACGACTACGAAGAAGGCTCTGATCTCATTCCTACCATCGACAAATACGCCCGCTACGCCCGCCAAAGCGACGGAAAATATACCATTAAAAACACGCTGGACGGCCATTGCTGGAAAATGTGGCATTCGTGCGTCATTACCTGGGATGGCTTGGTGGTGCCCTGCTGCTTCGATAAAGACGCTCACCATCGGCTGGGCGACCTGAAAGAGCAGACGTTCAAGCAGCTCTGGCAAAGCGAGCCTTACCATGATTTTCGGCAGGCATTGATTCGGTCGCGCTCCGAAATCGAAATGTGCAAAAACTGCACGGAAGGAACGCAGGTTTGGGCCTAAAGTGATCGAGCGAAAGCGATAAAGAGTGAAAGAACAAATTTTTCAGCCTTGGCCTCTTTCACTCTATCACTCACTAACTCTTTCGCTCTTTACGCCTTTGTGAAACATTTTCGAAATTCCGTGAAACATTTCTTGTTTCTTAATATAGGTCTGTAGATATTTGGGTCTGTAACGTACACACCCATGGGTAAAGTTATTGCAATTGCCAACCAAAAGGGAGGCGTCGGAAAAACCACTACTACGATTAACCTAGCTGCCAGTCTGGCCGCCCTTGAGTTTCGAACGTTAATTGTCGACGCCGATCCGCAAGCCAATTCAACCTCAGGCTTGGGTTACAATCCGAAGGAAATCGAAAACAGTATCTATGAATGCATGGTCGAAGGCTTTTCGCCCCGCGATGCCATCATCCAAACTGATTTCCCAAACCTGGATTTACTTCCCTCCCACATCGATCTTGTCGGCGCAGAAATTGAGATGATCAATCTCAAAAACCGCGAAGATCGCATGAAAGAGGCCATGGTGGATTTAAAAAACGATTATGATTTTGTCATTATCGATTGTTCACCTTCACTTGGTTTGATTACCATCAACAGCTTAACCGCTGCCGATTCGGTCATTATTCCGGTGCAATGCGAATATTTTGCGCTAGAAGGGTTGGGCAAGTTGCTGAATACCATCAAAATTATTCAGTCTCGACTCAATACACATTTGGCTATTGAAGGAATTCTGCTTACGATGTACGACTTACGCGTTCGACTCTCCAATCAGGTCGTCAGCGAAGTAACCGCTCATTTTCAGCAAATGGTCTTTAATACGATTATTCCGCGAAACATCCGATTAAGCGAGTCTCCGAGCTTTGGTTTGCCGGTAATCGCCCAGGATGCCGACAGCAAGGGCGCTATCAGTTACCTGAATCTGGCCCGCGAAATCCTTACTAAGAACGGAATGCTACCCCAGGACCAGATGGTGTAATTCCATTAAGACATTAGCCAAACATGGAGAATTCGAACACAAAAGCAGTCGCCAATAAAAAGATGATTGGTCTGGGCCGTGGACTGGGAGCCCTGCTCCAGGACAGCGACTCGGTGAACCGGCAAAACAAGCCGTCGCCTTACGAGTCCATCTCAACCATGACCGAAATCAGTGTCAATTTTGTTGAGACGAACCCCTTCCAGCCCCGGACGCGCTTTGACCAGGAAGCTTTGCAGGAATTGGCGGATTCAATTAGAGTTCAGGGAATTATCCAGCCTATCACGGTGCGGCAAATGGGTAAGGACCAGTACCAGCTGATCTCCGGCGAACGACGTTTGCAGGCTTCGAAAATAGCAGGACTGACACACATTCCAGCCTATGTTCGGCATGCCAACGACCAGCAAATGCTGGAAATGGCCCTGATTGAGAACATCCAGCGCGAAAACCTGAACTCCATTGAGATTGCATTGAGCTACCAACGGCTTATTACCGAGTGTAGTTTAAAGCAGGAAGAACTGGGCGAGCGCGTCGGTAAAAATCGTACGACCGTTAATAATTACATCCGGCTGCTGAAACTGCCACCCGTTATTCAGGCTGCCCTGCGAGACAATAAAATCTCGATGGGACACGCCCGGGCGATCATCAACATTGATGACCACGATGTGCAGATCAAGTTGTTCAAACGGACGGTTGAAGAAGATTGGTCGGTTCGTAAAGTAGAAGAAGCCGTTCGGAATTTATCGAACTCGCCGGAAGCCCTACCCGAACGCCGCTCAACGCCCTACAAACAGGAGATTCGGAGCCTTCAGTTTAAGCTGTCGTCTATGTTTGGAACCAAAGTTTCCATTAAGTCCGACGATAAACAAAAGGGCGAAATCAAGATTCCGTTTACTACGCAGGACGAGCTGAACCGAATTCTGGATGTTTTGAATTACAAAGCTTAAAAAAAGTTAATTCCAGCGTTTTATTCATAAATCATGTATTGGACTCGTTGGTAAGAAAAAGACAATGCTCATTAACCCGTTAGTTGCGAATTGATGAGCATTGTTGCCTTACCTCATGAGTATAGAAATTAAAGCAGTTATTTTGAAACGGAGTTTTTGGCTTGGATTTTTTAGTTGGCTACTCAGTCTTGCTGCCTGGGGCCAGGTGCCAGACTCCACCAAGGCAGGTCGCGATACGGTGCGGGTGGGCTCTTCC of Tellurirhabdus bombi contains these proteins:
- a CDS encoding ParB/RepB/Spo0J family partition protein; translation: MENSNTKAVANKKMIGLGRGLGALLQDSDSVNRQNKPSPYESISTMTEISVNFVETNPFQPRTRFDQEALQELADSIRVQGIIQPITVRQMGKDQYQLISGERRLQASKIAGLTHIPAYVRHANDQQMLEMALIENIQRENLNSIEIALSYQRLITECSLKQEELGERVGKNRTTVNNYIRLLKLPPVIQAALRDNKISMGHARAIINIDDHDVQIKLFKRTVEEDWSVRKVEEAVRNLSNSPEALPERRSTPYKQEIRSLQFKLSSMFGTKVSIKSDDKQKGEIKIPFTTQDELNRILDVLNYKA
- a CDS encoding DUF305 domain-containing protein; amino-acid sequence: MKKKQQFGKHALVLLATGLLMNANTYGQVSTNPTSSQTVTGAAQTPTQGRENRQSKSDKSSLIMQPIMHMLDQMKSAKKTGDPDMDYVTLIKIHHQAQLALAQQAVKNGQNTQVIDKAKALISEEEKAIADLNNITKNLRAGSSNSAFQQQTDQKLKALDIEVQKNNNNTMSGNFDQDYLNVLRQQYQNGFDLSQDYLQYGKHQELIGHAQRMVTQNKQEMESLKDLIK
- a CDS encoding SPASM domain-containing protein; protein product: MNRNLSDGLNFFSKVTPKRAWNALKVLSSYYESKRTGKSVHRGLPIALSFEPTTSCNLRCPECPSGLRSFTRPTGMLPEDLFKRTIDELADTLLYLIFYFQGEPYLHPQFLDLVGYAHQKGIYTATSTNAHYLTDANARKTVESGLDRLIISIDGTTQEVYQQYRVGGKLHKVIEGTKNILKWKKELKSRTPHVIFQFLVVRPNEHQIDDVKRLAKELGVDEVALKTAQIYDYEEGSDLIPTIDKYARYARQSDGKYTIKNTLDGHCWKMWHSCVITWDGLVVPCCFDKDAHHRLGDLKEQTFKQLWQSEPYHDFRQALIRSRSEIEMCKNCTEGTQVWA
- a CDS encoding ferritin; the protein is MKDLVRMRTLLKEEIEQLLNKQIKMEAHSSSIYLAMASWCDRYGFQNSAGYFYKQAEEERKHMLKIFKYVADMGGTAISPEVTDVPQDFAGFRDVFELALEQEIAVTNSINRIVDACRRLYAYETEEFLMWFVKEQREEEYVARRAVELFEVIGEEGVGRYMIDKAIPKISYDEDGE
- a CDS encoding ParA family protein; this encodes MGKVIAIANQKGGVGKTTTTINLAASLAALEFRTLIVDADPQANSTSGLGYNPKEIENSIYECMVEGFSPRDAIIQTDFPNLDLLPSHIDLVGAEIEMINLKNREDRMKEAMVDLKNDYDFVIIDCSPSLGLITINSLTAADSVIIPVQCEYFALEGLGKLLNTIKIIQSRLNTHLAIEGILLTMYDLRVRLSNQVVSEVTAHFQQMVFNTIIPRNIRLSESPSFGLPVIAQDADSKGAISYLNLAREILTKNGMLPQDQMV